The Sandaracinus amylolyticus genomic interval CAGGTCGGCTGCGCGACGCCGGGCGGCTGCCCCGAGCTCCCGCCGGATCAGCAGTACATGGACGACAACCTGTGGGAGCCGTGGCCCGTCGACGCATCGGGCAACGTCGTCGGCGGCATCCGCGACACCGTGACCGACCACTACGTCCGCTGGGGCGTGTACCTCGGCTACGCGTTCCGCTGACGCGCGCCCCGCCATCGCCGCGAGCCGAGCCGTCGTGGTTCGTGGTCGTGAGCGTGGTCGTGGTCGGCCGGGCGACGACGACGTGAGCCGCTTCGACACCGAGCCCCGAACGCGCCCGCGGTGGTCTCGTGCAGGCGTGCAGTGGGCTCGTGCACGCGCGCCAGACCGTCGACGCCGTCCCCGCAAGCTCCGGAGACACTCCGTTTTCCGCGCACCCGCGCCACCGCCACCGGCGCGCGACCGAGACGCGCCTCAGCGCGCGATCCGGCTCACCACCAGCGCGATCACCCCCGAGAGCGCCAGCAGCGCCAGCACGATCGCCACCACCCAGCGCGCGTCGAGCTCGAGCGTCGGCCGCGCGGGCGGCGGGATCGGCGCGCTCGCCGGCACCGGTGTCTTCGCGGCGGCCTGCGGGCTCGAGCACGCCTGCTCGACCTCGGCGCGCGCGTGCTCCGCGAGCTCCTTCGCGACCGCGCCGCGCGTGAGGAACGCGGTCGGATCGTCCTCGCCCGCCTCGCGACGCAGCGCCGCGAGCGCCTCCGCGATCGGCTCGAAGTGCGTCGGATCTTCGTCGTCGAACGGGGTCGAGCTCGAGAGCGCGAGATCCGCGCGCTCGAACTCCTCGGTGTCGGGCGGCGCCGCGGCCTTCGGCGCGCCGCCGATGGTCTCGGCGAGCCGGCCGAGCGAGATCGCGGTGTCGGTCACCGAGATGTCGCGCCGGCAGCGATCCACCGCGTCGCGCATCCGCACCGCGTCGGCGAAGCGCGCGTCGCGCTCGTACGCGGTCGCCGTCGCGACGAGCTTCGCGAGCGCCTCGGGCGCGTCGGGCACCACGTCGCGCAGATCGGGCAGCGGCTCCTGCGACGCGGCGATCAGCGCGCGCACGTCGTCGCCGCGACGCGGCGCGCGCCCCGCGATCATCGCGAACAGCGTCGCGCCGACCGCCCAGAGATCGGTGCGCGCGTCGACGCGATGCCACTGACCGAGCGCCTGCTCGGGCGACATGTACGCGGGCGTCCCGAGCAGCGCGCCCTGGCGGGTCTCCCCGCCCTCGCCCGCGATCTCGCGCAGGCGCGCGATCCCGAAGTCGAGCAGGCGCAGCCGCCCGCGCGGCTGGGCGCGCTCGAGGAACACGTTGTCGGGCTTCACGTCGCGGTGCACGACGCTCGCGGCGTGCGCTGCCGCGAGCACGTCGAGCAGATCGCGCGCGACGAGCAGCGCCTCCGAGAACGCCATCGGCCCGAGCCGCGCGACGCGATCCTCGAGGCTCTCGCCGTGCAGCAGCTCCATCACGAGGAAGGGCGCGCCGTCCTCCGCCTCGTCGTCGTCGGCGACCGGCACGACGCCGGGGTGCGCGATCGAGTTCGCGACGTAGCTCTCGCGCAGGAAGCGCTCGCGCGCGTCGGGCCACGCGAGCAGCCACGGGTGCAGCATCTTCAGCGCGACGCGGTGCCCGTTGCGGTGCGTCGCCGCGTACACCGCCGCCATCCCGCCGATCCCGAGCAACGCGTCGAGCCGCCACTTGCGCCGCACGATGCGCCCCACCCGCCCGAGCGCGTGCGCGATGCGCGGATCTTCGGCACCGGAACGTCGAACCCCCGAGCGGAGCCCTCCTGGCTCGCTCTCCGAATCATCGATCGACGGTCGCATCGAGCCCCCCGGCCCCCGACCACGGAGCCACGACGGCCCCCCGCCGCCGACGCGATCACTTAGAGTGCGGCGCGCCCGCATCCAGCTCCACGAGCGCGGAAGGCCGAAGCTCGAGACCACCCACGTTGCCGGCCAGTTTCACCGGCTTCACAACTGGCGACCGACCCGAAGAGCCGACGAATGAAGACCTCTCGAGAGATCCGCGAAGCGTTCCTGCGTCACTTCGAGCAGCGCGGCCACACCCGCCTCGCGAGCGGACCGCTGGTCCCGCCGAACGACCCGACGCTGTACTTCGCGAACGCCGGGATGGTGCAGTTCAAGGACGTCTTCACCGGCAAGGATCAGCGCCCGTACAAGCGCGCGACCACGTCGCAGAAGTGCATGCGCGTGAAGGGCAAGCACAACGACCTCGACA includes:
- a CDS encoding serine/threonine-protein kinase gives rise to the protein MRRKWRLDALLGIGGMAAVYAATHRNGHRVALKMLHPWLLAWPDARERFLRESYVANSIAHPGVVPVADDDEAEDGAPFLVMELLHGESLEDRVARLGPMAFSEALLVARDLLDVLAAAHAASVVHRDVKPDNVFLERAQPRGRLRLLDFGIARLREIAGEGGETRQGALLGTPAYMSPEQALGQWHRVDARTDLWAVGATLFAMIAGRAPRRGDDVRALIAASQEPLPDLRDVVPDAPEALAKLVATATAYERDARFADAVRMRDAVDRCRRDISVTDTAISLGRLAETIGGAPKAAAPPDTEEFERADLALSSSTPFDDEDPTHFEPIAEALAALRREAGEDDPTAFLTRGAVAKELAEHARAEVEQACSSPQAAAKTPVPASAPIPPPARPTLELDARWVVAIVLALLALSGVIALVVSRIAR